Proteins encoded together in one Hemiscyllium ocellatum isolate sHemOce1 chromosome 31, sHemOce1.pat.X.cur, whole genome shotgun sequence window:
- the rtn4rl1b gene encoding reticulon-4 receptor-like 1b yields MSRKGCHLELFLMLLGLEFHISVSCPKHCVCYPSPMTVTCQSHGFTSIPEGIPTNSERIFLQNNRITLLLRNAFSPSTVTLWLYSNNITFIDPEAFHGFSLLEELDLGDNRHLRFLDAETFAGLEKLHALHLYRCGLTFLPNGIFEGLHNLQYLYLQDNHIEYLQDDLFLELVNLTQLFLHGNKLLSLSQNTFRGLVNLDRLLLHQNRLHWVNKRAFHDLRRLAILYLFNNSLSSLPGECLAELGSLQYLRLNGNPWECTCKSRSLWEWLQRFRGSSSSVICESPRELQGIDLKVLSPLLFKNCTASESFNQIRTRQHHPHHGLAPGHSSRGMAPGPEHTVTGRNGSGSQRDDEAKDYPGEAAPKKSPDGAWGGDYLPDPGQRPQTIRPFPPKRRPRVKCTRRTHLEPPPGIQQPAGGGSRPCPGLRWLPLLAALVLVVR; encoded by the coding sequence GCTGTCACCTCGAGCTGTTCCTGATGTTGCTCGGATTGGAGTTCCACATTTCAGTCTCCTGTCCAAAACACTGTGTGTGCTACCCTTCCCCGATGACTGTCACTTGCCAGTCGCATGGCTTCACCTCCATCCCAGAAGGGATTCCAACCAACAGCGAGAGAATATTCCTCCAAAACAACAGGATAACTCTTCTGTTGAGGAATGCTTTCAGCCCGTCCACAGTCACCCTTTGGTTATACTCCAACAACATCACCTTCATTGACCCAGAAGCCTTCCATGGATTCAGTCTCCTGGAGGAACTTGACCTGGGGGACAATCGGCACCTGAGGTTCCTGGATGCGGAGACCTTTGCTGGTTTGGAGAAGCTGCATGCTTTGCACCTCTACCGTTGTGGGTTGACGTTTCTGCCCAATGGAATCTTTGAAGGTCTTCATAACTTGCAGTATCTCTACCTACAGGATAACCATATAGAGTACCTTCAGGATGACCTGTTTCTAGAGCTGGTGAACCTCACGCAGCTCTTTCTGCATGGGAATAAGTTGTTGAGTTTATCCCAGAACACCTTCAGAGGTCTAGTCAACCTAGACCGCCTGTTGCTCCACCAGAACCGGCTTCATTGGGTGAACAAGCGAGCTTTCCATGATCTGCGTAGGCTGGCCATTTTGTATTTGTTCAATAACAGTCTAAGCTCACTTCCTGGGGAATGTCTGGCGGAGCTCGGATCGCTGCAGTACCTCAGGCTCAACGGAAATCCTTGGGAATGTACCTGCAAATCCCGATCCCTGTGGGAATGGCTGCAGAGGTTCCGGGGATCGAGCAGCAGCGTCATCTGTGAGTCGCCCAGGGAACTACAAGGGATTGACCTGAAGGTCCTGTCCCCCCTGCTCTTCAAGAACTGCACGGCCTCGGAATCATTCAACCAGATCCGAACCAGGCAGCACCACCCCCATCACGGGCTGGCACCCGGGCATTCCTCCCGGGGCATGGCACCAGGGCCGGAGCATACTGTGACCGGCCGGAACGGCAGCGGCAGCCAGCGGGATGACGAGGCCAAGGACTACCCGGGCGAAGCGGCTCCGAAGAAGTCGCCGGACGGGGCGTGGGGTGGCGATTATCTGCCCGACCCCGGCCAGAGACCCCAGACCATCCGCCCGTTCCCCCCCAAGCGCAGGCCCCGGGTGAAGTGTACCCGGCGCACCCACTTGGAGCCCCCGCCCGGGATCCAGCAGCCGGCTGGGGGTGGCAGCCGTCCCTGTCCTGGGCTCAGGTGGCTCCCCCTGCTGGCGGCCCTGGTCCTCGTTGTACGTTGA